In one Brienomyrus brachyistius isolate T26 chromosome 5, BBRACH_0.4, whole genome shotgun sequence genomic region, the following are encoded:
- the LOC125742212 gene encoding phosphatidylinositol transfer protein beta isoform-like, with protein MVLIKEYQVVLPCSVEEYQIGQLFSVAEASKNNTGGGEGIEVLRNEPYENEGEKGQYTHKMYHIHSKVPSFIQMFAPEGALVFHEKAWNSYPYCRTIVTNEYMKDDFFIKIETWHKPDLGTSDNPHGLSPEEWEETEVVPIDIADRSQVEDVDYKEEEDPALFHSEKTGRGPLGPGWKKELHNSTCPYMTAYKLVTVHFRWWGLQGRVEKFIHKQEKRLFTNFHRQLFCWLDRWIDLSMDDIRRMEDETQRELDQMRNEGCIRGMKAGED; from the exons ATGGTACTTATTAAAGAATA CCAAGTAGTGCTGCCGTGCTCTGTCGAAGAG TACCAGATCGGTCAATTGttctctgttgctgaggccagTAAGAACAACACAGGAGGCGGGGAGGGCATTGAAGTGCTCCGAAATGAACCGTATGAAAACGAAGGCGAGAAGGGACAGTACACTCACAAAATGTACCACATACACAG TAAGGTACCAAGTTTCATCCAGATGTTTGCCCCGGAAGGAGCTTTGGTCTTTCACGAGAAGGCTTGGAATTCCTATCCTTACTGTCGCACAA TTGTGACG AATGAATACATGAAGGATGACTTTTTCATTAAGATAGAGACTTGGCATAAACCTGACCTGGGAACAAGTGACAAT CCTCATGGTCTGTCACCTGAAGAGTGGGAGGAGACTGAAGTGGTACCCATTGATATTGCAGATCGATCCCAAGTTGAAGATGTT GACTACAAGGAAGAAGAAGATCCAGCCCTATTCCATTCTGAGAAAACAGGCAGAGGACCGCTGGGGCCTGGCTGGAAG AAGGAGCTGCACAACAGCACCTGTCCCTATATGACAGCCTATAAACTGGTTACTGTTCATTTCCGCTGGTGGGGTCTGCAAGGCAGAGTGGAGAAGTTCATCCACAAG CAGGAGAAGAGGCTGTTCACTAACTTTCACAGACAGCTGTTTTGTTGGCTGGACCGATGGATTGACCTGTCCATGGATGACATCAGGAGAATGGAGGATGAGACACAAAGAGAGCTGGACCAG ATGCGTAATGAGGGCTGCATCAGAGGGATGAAAGCTGGGGAAGACTAA
- the nif3l1 gene encoding NIF3-like protein 1 isoform X1, which translates to MPGFSLLRCTPESKQMPGGWLKASMRLFRLAHRLANATLWSFPHNPLFVRTLSVSPTVFLPQPFSLFPLLCSKYCTSFTHICSFKSYRCSLCSVLFPDFFSVSSAFCHSIQSHITMTLADVLGVLEQLAPLSLAEPWDNVGLLVEPSRPRPIQTILLTNDLTIAVMEEAEDMSCDLIISYHPPLFRPFKRLVQKDWKQQLAIRALEAGIAVYSPHTSLDSVKGGINDWLIGGVGSGSVSVLHQAVSSAPICHKLEFTVRNHEELNTVLAELKEREAGRTFKFSAARPDSDMYSVSMSCMDSELTGVVQILSKHLLACQSLNILPSSKPPLPGCGQGRRSILDEPISVAAAVDRVKAHLGLSHVRLALGAQQTLESTVSTVAVCAGSGSSVLQGVKADLCVTGEMSHHEVLDTVAAGTSVILCDHSNSERGFLSVLRERLAVHLPESVSIRLSQKDRDPLEVV; encoded by the exons ATGCCAGGCTTTTCTCTTTTACGCTGTACACCGGAATCCAAACAGATGCCTGGTGGATGGTTGAAAGCCTCTATGAGACTGTTTCGACTGGCACACAGACTGGCCAACGCCACTCTTTGGTCATTCCCGCATAATCCCTTATTCGTTCGTACACTATCAGTTTCTCCCACAGTTTTCTTACCCCAGCCTTTCTCTTTATTCCCATTATTGTGTTCAAAGTATTGTACGTCTTTCACACACATTTGTAGTTTTAAATCTTATCGTTGCTCTCTTTGTTCAGTGCTATTTCCTGATTTCTTTTCAGTATCGTCTGCCTTCTGTCACTCTATTCAGTCTCATATAACTATGACTTTAGCTGATGTCTTGGGAGTGCTGGAGCAGCTAGCTCCATTGTCGTTGGCTGAACCATGGGACAATGTTGGCCTCTTGGTCGAACCCAGTAGACCTCGTCCTATCCAAACCATTTTGTTGACTAATGACCTGACAATAGCCGTCATGGAGGAGGCCGAAGATATGAGCTGTGACCTCATTATTTCATACCACCCCCCACTGTTTCGACCATTTAAACGATTAGTTCAGAAGGACTGGAAGCAACAGTTAGCCATTCGGGCGCTTGAAGCAGGAATTGCAGTCTACTCTCCCCACACTTCATTGGATAGCGTGAAAGGTGGAATCAACGACTGGCTGATTGGAGGAGTAG GTAGTGGCAGTGTGTCAGTCCTCCATCAGGCTGTCAGTAGTGCACCCATCTGTCACAAGCTGGAATTTACAGTCAGAAACCATGAAGAACTAAACACAGTTCTAGCTGAATTAAAGGAACGAGAGGCAGGACGCACCTTTAAGTTCAGTGCTGCCAG ACCGGACAGTGACATGTACAGTGTGAGCATGTCCTGTATGGACTCGGAGCTGACTGGTGTTGTCCAAATTCTGTCAAAGCACTTATTGGCTTGTCAAAGTCTCAACATTCTTCCATCCAGCAAG cCACCACTCCCTGGTTGCGGGCAGGGGAGACGGAGTATTTTGGATGAGCCTATTTCTGTAGCAGCAGCAGTCGATCGAGTCAAAGCTCACTTGGGATTGAGTCATGTGAGATTGGCTCTTGGTGCCCAGCAAACACTTG AGTCTACAGTTAGCACTGTGGCAGTTTGCGCTGGATCAGGAAGCTCAGTTCTGCAAGGAGTGAAGGCAGATCTCTGCGTAACAG GGGAAATGTCACATCACGAGGTCCTGGATACTGTTGCCGCAGGAACAAGCGTGATCCTCTGTGACCATAGCAACAGCGAGCGTGGCTTTTTGTCTGTACTCAGGGAAAGGCTGGCGGTGCATTTGCCTGAATCCGTGTCAATTAGATTATCACAGAAAGACAGGGACCCTCTTGAAGTAGTCTAA
- the nif3l1 gene encoding NIF3-like protein 1 isoform X2, with amino-acid sequence MPGFSLLRCTPESKQMPGGWLKASMRLFRLAHRLANATLWSFPHNPLFVRTLSVSPTVFLPQPFSLFPLLCSKYCTSFTHICSFKSYRCSLCSVLFPDFFSVSSAFCHSIQSHITMTLADVLGVLEQLAPLSLAEPWDNVGLLVEPSRPRPIQTILLTNDLTIAVMEEAEDMSCDLIISYHPPLFRPFKRLVQKDWKQQLAIRALEAGIAVYSPHTSLDSVKGGINDWLIGGVGSGSVSVLHQAVSSAPICHKLEFTVRNHEELNTVLAELKEREAGRTFKPDSDMYSVSMSCMDSELTGVVQILSKHLLACQSLNILPSSKPPLPGCGQGRRSILDEPISVAAAVDRVKAHLGLSHVRLALGAQQTLESTVSTVAVCAGSGSSVLQGVKADLCVTGEMSHHEVLDTVAAGTSVILCDHSNSERGFLSVLRERLAVHLPESVSIRLSQKDRDPLEVV; translated from the exons ATGCCAGGCTTTTCTCTTTTACGCTGTACACCGGAATCCAAACAGATGCCTGGTGGATGGTTGAAAGCCTCTATGAGACTGTTTCGACTGGCACACAGACTGGCCAACGCCACTCTTTGGTCATTCCCGCATAATCCCTTATTCGTTCGTACACTATCAGTTTCTCCCACAGTTTTCTTACCCCAGCCTTTCTCTTTATTCCCATTATTGTGTTCAAAGTATTGTACGTCTTTCACACACATTTGTAGTTTTAAATCTTATCGTTGCTCTCTTTGTTCAGTGCTATTTCCTGATTTCTTTTCAGTATCGTCTGCCTTCTGTCACTCTATTCAGTCTCATATAACTATGACTTTAGCTGATGTCTTGGGAGTGCTGGAGCAGCTAGCTCCATTGTCGTTGGCTGAACCATGGGACAATGTTGGCCTCTTGGTCGAACCCAGTAGACCTCGTCCTATCCAAACCATTTTGTTGACTAATGACCTGACAATAGCCGTCATGGAGGAGGCCGAAGATATGAGCTGTGACCTCATTATTTCATACCACCCCCCACTGTTTCGACCATTTAAACGATTAGTTCAGAAGGACTGGAAGCAACAGTTAGCCATTCGGGCGCTTGAAGCAGGAATTGCAGTCTACTCTCCCCACACTTCATTGGATAGCGTGAAAGGTGGAATCAACGACTGGCTGATTGGAGGAGTAG GTAGTGGCAGTGTGTCAGTCCTCCATCAGGCTGTCAGTAGTGCACCCATCTGTCACAAGCTGGAATTTACAGTCAGAAACCATGAAGAACTAAACACAGTTCTAGCTGAATTAAAGGAACGAGAGGCAGGACGCACCTTTAA ACCGGACAGTGACATGTACAGTGTGAGCATGTCCTGTATGGACTCGGAGCTGACTGGTGTTGTCCAAATTCTGTCAAAGCACTTATTGGCTTGTCAAAGTCTCAACATTCTTCCATCCAGCAAG cCACCACTCCCTGGTTGCGGGCAGGGGAGACGGAGTATTTTGGATGAGCCTATTTCTGTAGCAGCAGCAGTCGATCGAGTCAAAGCTCACTTGGGATTGAGTCATGTGAGATTGGCTCTTGGTGCCCAGCAAACACTTG AGTCTACAGTTAGCACTGTGGCAGTTTGCGCTGGATCAGGAAGCTCAGTTCTGCAAGGAGTGAAGGCAGATCTCTGCGTAACAG GGGAAATGTCACATCACGAGGTCCTGGATACTGTTGCCGCAGGAACAAGCGTGATCCTCTGTGACCATAGCAACAGCGAGCGTGGCTTTTTGTCTGTACTCAGGGAAAGGCTGGCGGTGCATTTGCCTGAATCCGTGTCAATTAGATTATCACAGAAAGACAGGGACCCTCTTGAAGTAGTCTAA
- the LOC125742211 gene encoding protein yippee-like 3, giving the protein MVKLTKAKTFQAYLDSCHRRYACVHCRAHLANHDDLISKSFQGSQGRAYLFNSVVNVACGPAEERVLLTGLHAVADIYCERCHTTLGWKYEQAFESSQKYKEGKFIIEVSHMIKDNGWD; this is encoded by the exons ATGGTGAAGCTGACCAAGGCAAAGACCTTCCAGGCATACTTGGATTCATGCCATCGTAGGTATGCTTGTGTGCACTGCCGTGCTCATTTGGCCAACCACGATGACCTAATTTCCAAG TCTTTTCAGGGCAGTCAAGGACGAGCGTACCTCTTCAATTCAGT GGTGAACGTGGCATGTGGTCCGGCAGAAGAGAGAGTCCTTCTGACGGGTCTCCATGCTGTGGCAGACATCTACTGCGAGAGGTGCCATACTACGCTAGGCTGGAAATAT GAACAGGCATTTGAGTCAAGCCAAAAGTACAAAGAGGGAAAGTTTATCATTGAGGTTTCCCATATGATCAAAGACAATGGCTGGGACTGA
- the gdpd3b gene encoding LOW QUALITY PROTEIN: lysophospholipase D GDPD3 (The sequence of the model RefSeq protein was modified relative to this genomic sequence to represent the inferred CDS: substituted 2 bases at 2 genomic stop codons): MKRGKVLLKKALACRCDCHLTRYGYVIVSHDENLLRQTRLISSLNLEVFHLYRERMEVTFQTGMGHYCTGEDQQFVLLEDVFKXFPKMSANIEIKEDNDMLLIRISSLVKQYQREDITVWATEKQKSCCSVMPYLFTVSRDLXLHMLYYTDLLPFVPLGMSFLQFYLPQIINR, from the exons ATGAAGAGGGGGAAAG TGTTGTTAAAGAAGGCACTCGCCTGCAGGTGCGACTGCCACCTGACTCGATACGGTTACGTAATTGTGTCTCACGACGAGAATCTCCTACGGCAGACCAGACTGATCTCTTCATTAAATCTAGAGGTATTTC ACCTTTATAGAGAAAGGATGGAAGTCACATTTCAAACAGGTATG GGCCATTATTGCACTGGGGAGGACCAACAATTTGTCCTGTTAGAAGATGTATTTAAGTGATTTCCTAAAATGTCTGCCAACATTGAGATTAAAGAAGACAATGACATGCTGTTGATCAGG ATTTCATCACTAGTCAAACAATATCAAAGAGAAGATATTACTGTATGGGCCACTGAAAAACAGAAATCATG CTGTTCTGTGATGCCCTATCTGTTCACAGTAAGCAGAGATCTCTAGCTGCATATGCTTTACTACACTGACCTGTTGCCTTTTGTGCCCCTGGGAATGAGTTTCCTGCAGTTCTACCTTCCCCAGATCATAAACCGGTGA
- the mapk3 gene encoding mitogen-activated protein kinase 3 — MADSNNGAATVGGAAATGSGAAAGPGNATAPGGPTGAAGSKPGLESVKGQNFDVGPRYTDLMYIGEGAYGMVCSAYDNVNKLRVAIKKISPFEHQTYCQRTLREIKILLRFRHENIIGINDILRARHIDNMRDVYIVQDLMETDLYKLLKTQQLSNDHICYFLYQILRGLKYIHSANVLHRDLKPSNLLINTTCDLKICDFGLARIADPEHDHTGFLTEYVATRWYRAPEIMLNSKGYTMSIDIWSVGCILAEMLSNRPIFPGKHYLDQLNHILGILGSPSQDDLNCIINMKARNYLQSLPPKPSIPWLKLFPKADNKALDLLDRMLTFNPNKRITVEEALAHPYLEQYYDPSDEPVAEEPFTFNMELDDLPKEKLKELIYEETARFQANYQGS; from the exons ATGGCAGATTCGAACAACGGCGCTGCGACAGTCGGCGGAGCCGCAGCCACCGGTAGCGGCGCCGCCGCTGGGCCTGGAAACGCCACGGCACCTGGCGGACCGACCGGGGCGGCGGGGTCCAAACCTGGCTTGGAGTCGGTGAAGGGGCAAAATTTCGACGTGGGACCCCGCTATACGGACCTGATGTACATCGGCGAGGGGGCGTATGGAATGGTTTG CTCGGCCTATGATAACGTTAACAAGCTGCGTGTGGCCATTAAGAAAATCAGCCCTTTCGAGCATCAGACGTATTGCCAGCGCACCCTGAGGGAGATCAAGATCCTGCTCCGATTTCGCCATGAGAACATCATCGGCATCAATGACATCCTGAGAGCCCGGCACATTGACAACATGAGAGATGT CTACATTGTGCAGGACCTAATGGAGACAGACTTGTACAAACTGCTGAAGACTCAGCAGCTCAGCAATGACCACATCTGCTACTTCCTCTACCAGATCCTTAGAGGCCTCAAGTATATCCATTCAGCTAATGTGTTACACAGAGACCTCAAGCCCTCCAATCTCCTAATCAACACCACTTGTGACCTCAAG ATCTGTGATTTTGGACTGGCTCGGATAGCTGACCCAGAGCACGATCATACTGGCTTCTTGACAGAATATGTGGCGACCCGTTGGTACCGTGCCCCTGAGATTATGCTCAATTCCAAG GGCTATACCATGTCCATTGATATTTGGTCAGTGGGGTGTATCTTGGCTGAAATGCTCTCCAACAGACCCATTTTTCCAGGGAAGCACTACTTGGACCAGCTGAACCACATACTGG GCATCTTGGGCTCCCCTTCTCAAGATGACCTGAACTGCATCATTAATATGAAGGCCAGGAACTACTTGCAGTCTCTTCCCCCAAAACCCAGTATTCCATGGCTTAAACTGTTTCCCAAGGCAGACAACAAAG CCCTGGATTTGCTGGACCGGATGTTAACCTTTAACCCCAACAAGCGCATTACAGTGGAAGAGGCCCTGGCTCACCCTTACCTGGAGCAGTACTATGACCCCTCGGATGAG CCAGTTGCAGAGGAGCCTTTCACGTTTAACATGGAGCTTGATGACTTGCCCAAGGAGAAGTTAAAGGAGCTAATTTACGAGGAGACTGCACGTTTCCAGGCAAATTACCAGGGGTCCTGA